One Natrinema salaciae genomic region harbors:
- a CDS encoding TIGR00725 family protein: MRVSVIGGGTITDEQAARAEAVGRELAARSHTVVCGGRGGTMEAVCRGAKREGGTTIGILPGDRADAANDYVDVPVATGLGHARNALVPLNGDAVVALTGGVGTLSEIGFAGIYDRPVVGLETHDVSALGIDLETVDTPSEAVDAVEAALERRS, encoded by the coding sequence ATGCGCGTCAGCGTCATCGGCGGCGGAACGATCACGGACGAACAGGCGGCCCGCGCCGAGGCGGTCGGGCGCGAACTCGCCGCCCGCAGCCACACGGTCGTCTGCGGCGGTCGCGGCGGGACGATGGAAGCGGTCTGTCGCGGGGCGAAACGCGAGGGCGGGACCACGATCGGGATCCTCCCCGGCGACCGCGCCGACGCCGCGAACGACTACGTCGACGTCCCCGTCGCGACCGGCCTGGGCCACGCCCGGAACGCGCTCGTTCCACTGAACGGCGACGCGGTCGTCGCGCTCACCGGCGGCGTCGGCACCCTCTCGGAGATCGGCTTCGCCGGCATCTACGACCGACCCGTCGTCGGCCTCGAGACCCACGACGTCTCCGCACTCGGGATCGACCTCGAGACCGTCGACACGCCGTCGGAAGCCGTCGATGCGGTCGAAGCCGCCCTCGAGCGCCGATCCTGA
- a CDS encoding inorganic phosphate transporter, with translation MVALSFAVLVGAAILTSLFMAWVLGANSNSPPFAPAIGANAISTMQAAFVIGLLAAAGALMQGGSISETVGADLIDGVTITPLAATAGLLTAAGFMAIGIYTRYPIPAAFATTGAMVGVGLSLGGDPAMATYRRLGTFWLLVPIMSGGLAYATATILRRDDVPETVGVPLLAGVVGAILANVRLGAIPDPDADQGTLARFVSQLVGGGPTVVSGVDLGTVLVTIGAGLVAFYWVRERVRVSVERGIRSFLLVLGGIVAFSSGGSQVGLATGPLENLFRVELGLPGTLLLAIGATGILAGAWMGAPRLLQATSREYAQLGVRRSIAALVPGFIIAQLAIALGIPISLNNIVLSGVIGGGLAGGSAGVSRRKVGVTIAFWLLTLGSSVVVSYGLYRLFATVAGA, from the coding sequence ATGGTCGCACTGTCCTTCGCGGTCCTGGTGGGGGCTGCTATCCTCACCAGTCTGTTCATGGCGTGGGTGCTCGGGGCGAACAGCAACTCGCCGCCGTTCGCCCCGGCGATCGGGGCGAACGCGATCTCGACGATGCAAGCGGCGTTCGTCATCGGGCTGCTCGCGGCCGCCGGTGCGCTCATGCAGGGCGGCAGCATCTCCGAGACGGTCGGCGCGGACCTGATCGACGGCGTGACGATCACGCCGCTGGCGGCTACCGCGGGCCTGCTGACCGCGGCGGGATTCATGGCGATCGGGATCTACACCCGCTATCCGATTCCGGCGGCGTTCGCGACGACGGGCGCGATGGTCGGCGTCGGCCTCTCGCTGGGCGGCGACCCGGCGATGGCGACCTACCGTCGGCTCGGGACGTTCTGGCTGCTCGTACCGATCATGTCCGGCGGACTGGCGTACGCGACGGCGACGATCCTGCGACGGGACGACGTCCCCGAAACGGTCGGCGTCCCGCTGCTCGCCGGCGTCGTCGGCGCGATCCTCGCCAACGTCCGGCTCGGAGCGATCCCCGATCCGGACGCCGATCAGGGCACCCTCGCCCGGTTCGTCTCCCAGCTTGTCGGCGGCGGCCCGACGGTCGTTTCCGGCGTCGACCTCGGCACCGTCCTCGTGACGATCGGGGCGGGACTGGTGGCGTTCTACTGGGTCCGCGAACGCGTCCGCGTCTCCGTCGAGCGCGGGATCCGCTCGTTCCTGCTCGTCCTCGGCGGCATCGTCGCCTTCTCCTCGGGCGGCTCGCAGGTCGGGCTCGCGACCGGCCCGCTCGAGAACCTCTTCCGCGTCGAACTCGGCTTGCCGGGAACCCTCCTGCTGGCGATCGGTGCGACCGGCATCCTCGCGGGGGCCTGGATGGGGGCGCCGCGGCTATTGCAGGCGACCTCCCGGGAGTACGCCCAGCTCGGCGTGCGGCGGTCGATCGCGGCGCTGGTTCCGGGCTTTATCATCGCCCAGTTGGCGATCGCGCTCGGGATTCCGATCTCGCTGAACAACATCGTCCTTTCCGGGGTCATCGGCGGCGGGCTGGCCGGCGGCTCGGCGGGCGTCTCGCGGCGTAAGGTCGGCGTCACGATCGCCTTCTGGCTGCTAACGCTGGGGAGTTCCGTCGTCGTGAGTTACGGACTCTACCGACTGTTCGCAACCGTCGCCGGTGCGTAA
- the mdh gene encoding malate dehydrogenase — MTKVSVVGAAGTVGAAAGYNIALRDVADELVFVDIPDKEDDTIGQAADANHGAAYDANTTIRQGGYEDTAGSDVVVITAGIPRQPGQTRIDLAGDNAPIMEDIVSSLAEHNDDFVTVTTSNPVDLLNRHLYETGDRAREKVIGFGGRLDSARFRYVISQRFDVPVRNVEATILGEHGDAQVPVFSKVRVNGRDPEFDEDEKEELLEELQTSAMNVIEKKGATQWGPATGVGHMVEAILRDTGEVLPASVTLEGEYGHEDTAFGVPVRLGADGVEEIVEWDLTEYERNQLGEAAEKLSDQYDEIS, encoded by the coding sequence ATGACGAAAGTTAGCGTGGTCGGGGCGGCCGGGACGGTCGGGGCCGCTGCGGGCTACAACATCGCGCTTCGGGACGTTGCGGACGAGCTCGTCTTCGTGGACATTCCGGACAAGGAAGACGACACGATCGGACAGGCCGCAGACGCCAACCACGGCGCGGCCTACGACGCGAACACGACGATCCGACAGGGAGGGTACGAGGACACCGCGGGGTCGGACGTCGTCGTCATCACGGCGGGTATCCCGCGTCAGCCGGGACAGACCCGGATCGATCTGGCGGGGGACAACGCGCCCATCATGGAGGACATCGTGTCCTCGCTGGCCGAGCACAACGACGACTTCGTCACCGTCACCACCTCGAACCCCGTCGATCTGTTGAACCGGCACCTCTACGAAACCGGTGACCGCGCCCGCGAGAAGGTGATCGGCTTCGGCGGCCGGCTCGATTCCGCCCGATTCCGGTACGTCATCTCGCAGCGCTTCGACGTCCCCGTCCGAAACGTCGAGGCCACCATCCTCGGCGAGCACGGCGACGCCCAGGTCCCCGTCTTCTCCAAAGTGCGGGTGAACGGCCGGGACCCCGAGTTCGACGAGGACGAAAAGGAGGAACTGCTCGAGGAGCTCCAGACCTCGGCGATGAACGTCATCGAGAAGAAGGGCGCGACCCAGTGGGGGCCGGCGACCGGCGTCGGCCACATGGTCGAGGCCATCCTGCGCGATACCGGTGAAGTGCTTCCCGCGAGCGTCACACTCGAGGGCGAGTACGGACACGAGGACACCGCCTTCGGCGTGCCGGTCAGGCTCGGTGCCGACGGCGTCGAGGAGATCGTCGAGTGGGACCTCACCGAGTACGAGCGCAACCAGCTCGGCGAGGCCGCCGAGAAGCTCTCGGATCAGTACGACGAAATCTCGTAA
- a CDS encoding class I SAM-dependent methyltransferase: MERDDSEPADSRPADPLGRAMLAHHYDEPGRLTYRDGADVQDGTVAAFYFSSPASWDPETIELLERLSDCQPVLDVGCGAGKHLLWWADRGIDAVGVDASPNAVRTARERCEVRRTSRRSCVEQRSTSRSSGLRGGEAAERGLESVLVGDMFDLPVETDAFGAVHAIGTQVGLGRSLAGIGELLGEFARVTDGSGVAVVDNYDPTRLDDDFFGYRSDPRDGVAHRCFHLEFACEADGGERDREVGRTLQFLLCSPARLREAGIGTPWRVRDVLRSDGDAHYRAVLEKGTGTDAAGR, from the coding sequence ATGGAGCGGGACGATTCCGAACCGGCCGACTCGCGCCCGGCGGACCCGCTGGGACGAGCGATGCTCGCTCACCACTACGACGAGCCGGGTCGGCTGACCTATCGCGACGGCGCGGACGTCCAGGACGGGACCGTGGCTGCGTTCTACTTCTCGAGTCCGGCGTCGTGGGACCCGGAGACGATCGAGCTACTCGAACGGCTGTCGGACTGCCAACCGGTGCTCGACGTGGGCTGTGGCGCGGGGAAACACCTCCTGTGGTGGGCCGATCGCGGCATCGACGCGGTCGGGGTCGATGCGAGCCCGAACGCCGTACGAACGGCCCGGGAGCGGTGCGAGGTCCGCAGGACCTCGAGGCGGAGTTGCGTGGAGCAACGCTCCACGTCCCGTTCGAGCGGGCTGCGAGGCGGCGAAGCCGCGGAGCGCGGCCTCGAGAGCGTCCTCGTCGGCGACATGTTCGACCTGCCGGTCGAAACGGACGCGTTCGGTGCCGTCCACGCGATCGGCACGCAGGTCGGGCTCGGCCGCTCGCTGGCCGGGATCGGCGAACTGCTCGGCGAATTTGCTCGCGTCACCGACGGGTCGGGGGTGGCCGTCGTCGACAACTACGATCCGACGCGACTGGACGACGATTTCTTCGGCTACCGGTCCGATCCCCGCGACGGAGTCGCACACCGGTGTTTCCACCTCGAGTTCGCGTGCGAGGCGGACGGCGGTGAGCGAGACCGCGAGGTCGGGCGGACGCTGCAGTTCCTGCTGTGCTCGCCCGCCCGGCTTCGCGAGGCGGGTATCGGAACGCCGTGGCGCGTGCGCGACGTGTTGCGAAGCGACGGAGACGCCCACTACAGGGCAGTACTCGAGAAGGGGACCGGGACGGACGCCGCGGGAAGGTAG
- a CDS encoding universal stress protein: protein MVESDPARVLVPTLGRPREDDALAYALETFPDAEIILLSVTTPLDASLSEGGVLERTEERTAAARAAADTLLESVADPDGADRVRIETVEGRPGTVVPRYASEEGIDHVVISGSGRGSAGFFRRFLGRSIAATVVERTAEPVTVLE from the coding sequence ATGGTCGAGTCCGATCCCGCCCGCGTCCTCGTCCCGACGCTCGGCCGTCCGCGGGAGGACGACGCGCTCGCGTACGCCCTCGAGACGTTCCCCGACGCCGAGATCATCCTGCTCTCCGTCACGACGCCGCTCGACGCGTCGCTCAGCGAGGGTGGCGTCTTGGAGCGCACCGAGGAACGGACGGCAGCGGCCCGGGCCGCCGCCGACACGTTGCTCGAGTCGGTCGCCGATCCCGACGGGGCGGACCGCGTCCGGATCGAGACGGTCGAGGGACGACCCGGTACCGTCGTTCCCCGATACGCGTCCGAGGAAGGGATCGACCACGTCGTGATCTCCGGCTCCGGACGCGGGTCGGCGGGATTTTTCAGGCGGTTTCTCGGCCGCAGTATCGCCGCCACCGTCGTCGAACGCACCGCCGAGCCGGTGACGGTCCTCGAGTGA
- a CDS encoding cytochrome P450: protein MSETHSRRTDGSTAETDRPGDDLPPGPRGLPLLGSTLSIARDPLGFAESVREYGDVVAYEAFGTEFAAVFDPDIVETVLVSRADEFRKGEFEIGFGELIAPDGVAFTEGERWRRQRQLLQSSFTPDRIRSYADDMVAEAAALVDDWDDGEWVDLSQALSRYTLRVLVRTLFDRSLDDDHAVTVRRATEALSAYASPQQFAVQSVLPSWLSTPTEREYEATMADLEALVDDLVADRRGRDGVTDAATDDLLSVLARAEYPDGSPLSPDEVRDQLVTFLFAGHETTATALTFACWLLAGSPAIRADLEHELETVLGDREPAFADLPALEYTEAVAREAMRLYPPVMALYREPVEATTLGGYHVPGGTTLQLSVYGIQRDERWWPEPTAFRPERWLTDGDESPTLAMDADRPEYAYFPFGGGPRHCLGMRFAMTELTLALATIAPRVEFDRGTERLEPTVEITLDPGEIAVRVRKR from the coding sequence ATGTCCGAGACGCACTCGCGACGGACCGACGGCTCGACCGCGGAGACCGATCGACCGGGCGACGACCTGCCGCCGGGACCCCGCGGACTCCCGTTGCTCGGGAGTACGCTGTCGATCGCCCGCGACCCGCTCGGGTTCGCCGAGTCAGTCAGGGAGTACGGTGACGTCGTCGCCTACGAGGCGTTCGGCACCGAGTTCGCGGCCGTCTTCGATCCCGATATCGTCGAGACAGTGCTCGTCTCGCGAGCCGACGAGTTCCGGAAGGGCGAGTTCGAGATTGGGTTCGGGGAACTCATCGCCCCCGACGGCGTGGCGTTCACCGAGGGCGAGCGGTGGCGTCGCCAGCGGCAACTGTTGCAGTCGTCGTTCACCCCGGATCGGATTCGGTCGTATGCCGACGACATGGTCGCCGAAGCGGCGGCGCTGGTCGACGACTGGGACGACGGTGAGTGGGTCGACCTCTCGCAGGCGCTCTCGCGGTACACGCTCCGCGTGCTCGTGCGGACGCTGTTCGACCGCTCGCTCGACGACGATCACGCTGTGACGGTCAGGCGAGCGACCGAGGCGCTGTCGGCGTACGCCTCTCCCCAACAGTTCGCCGTCCAGTCCGTGCTGCCCTCGTGGCTGTCGACGCCCACCGAACGCGAGTACGAGGCCACGATGGCCGATCTCGAGGCACTCGTCGACGACCTGGTCGCGGATCGACGCGGGCGAGACGGGGTGACGGACGCGGCGACCGACGATCTCCTCTCGGTGCTGGCCCGCGCCGAGTACCCGGACGGCTCCCCGCTCTCTCCCGACGAGGTCCGGGATCAACTCGTCACGTTCCTGTTCGCCGGCCACGAGACGACCGCGACGGCGCTCACGTTCGCGTGCTGGCTGCTCGCCGGCAGTCCCGCGATTCGAGCGGATCTCGAGCACGAACTCGAGACCGTCCTCGGCGACCGGGAGCCGGCGTTCGCCGATCTCCCCGCGCTCGAGTACACGGAGGCCGTCGCCAGAGAGGCGATGCGGCTCTACCCGCCGGTGATGGCCCTGTACCGCGAACCGGTCGAGGCGACGACGTTGGGCGGCTATCACGTCCCGGGCGGGACGACGCTGCAGCTTTCGGTCTACGGCATTCAGCGGGACGAGCGGTGGTGGCCGGAGCCGACGGCGTTTCGGCCCGAGCGCTGGCTCACGGACGGGGACGAGAGTCCGACGCTCGCGATGGACGCCGACCGGCCCGAGTACGCCTATTTTCCGTTCGGCGGCGGCCCCCGCCACTGCCTCGGAATGCGGTTTGCGATGACGGAACTCACACTCGCGCTCGCGACGATCGCTCCCCGCGTCGAGTTCGATCGCGGTACCGAGCGTCTCGAGCCCACCGTCGAGATCACGCTCGACCCCGGAGAAATCGCGGTTCGCGTTCGAAAACGATAG
- a CDS encoding GNAT family N-acetyltransferase has protein sequence MADSTPADPYTVREELPDPETFAALREAAGMTPRSLEGIERGLPNSLYGVVAVHTPTDDVVGMGRIVGDGGTVYQISDMAVHPDHQDRGLGTRIMSALEAYIEDETPPQAYVNLLADVDGFYERFGFEETRPASKGMYRRTE, from the coding sequence ATGGCTGATTCGACTCCCGCCGATCCGTACACCGTCCGCGAGGAACTCCCCGACCCCGAGACCTTCGCCGCGTTGCGCGAGGCCGCGGGAATGACACCGCGGTCGCTCGAGGGAATCGAACGCGGTCTGCCGAATTCGCTGTACGGCGTCGTCGCGGTCCACACCCCGACCGACGACGTCGTCGGAATGGGCCGCATCGTCGGGGACGGCGGGACCGTCTACCAGATCTCCGATATGGCCGTCCACCCGGATCACCAGGATCGAGGGCTCGGCACGCGAATCATGAGCGCGCTCGAGGCCTACATCGAGGACGAGACCCCGCCGCAGGCGTACGTGAACCTGCTTGCCGACGTCGACGGCTTCTACGAACGATTCGGCTTCGAGGAGACCCGCCCCGCCTCGAAGGGGATGTACCGGCGGACCGAGTAG
- a CDS encoding carbohydrate-binding protein: MTRKTQPTDSTDEKPLGKPTDTPSASRQRRTDSGSDRVSDRTSRGRSSRRGFLHVGASALAATALCGTTVAAQTTDTRSCGSFDTIDVGDGDFLLINNDWGTDAAGGDVEMCIWANDDGTYGFDWDTRTTEGEPNYPQALVGTKPWGTDTGADPFPVPRGEVAELELTYDVDLEITGENWNLAEEWWLLDGQPNPSGSHVQEIMLVLEWGDEHTHGPPAEPGAIEDAHGNVIDHWVSYDSGGTNADFHIFRLAEGSASGTVDLTAIMEYVSDEVGVSDDLLLSGIELGTEYWAGTSGDVTYNTFDVTINGQTYSSGSDGQDGSDDDQGGSDDDQDGSDDDQDDSDDDQGGSDDDQGGSGDGQDGSGDDQDGSDDQGDSDDGCGSYPAWDPKPVYTDGDRVTHDGTVWEAQWWTQNQEPRNEDWYVWQPVE, encoded by the coding sequence GTGACCCGAAAGACCCAACCCACCGACAGTACAGACGAGAAACCGCTCGGGAAGCCCACCGACACCCCGTCTGCCTCCCGTCAGCGTCGGACCGATTCCGGTAGCGATCGCGTATCGGACCGCACATCCCGAGGACGCAGCTCTCGACGCGGATTCCTGCACGTCGGCGCCAGCGCACTGGCGGCGACGGCCCTCTGTGGTACCACCGTCGCCGCGCAGACGACCGACACCCGATCGTGCGGTTCGTTCGATACGATCGACGTCGGCGACGGCGACTTTCTGCTCATCAACAACGATTGGGGAACCGACGCGGCCGGCGGCGACGTCGAGATGTGCATCTGGGCCAACGACGACGGCACGTACGGGTTCGACTGGGACACCAGGACGACCGAGGGCGAGCCCAACTACCCCCAGGCGCTCGTCGGAACGAAACCGTGGGGCACTGACACCGGGGCTGATCCGTTCCCCGTTCCGCGCGGCGAGGTCGCGGAACTCGAGTTGACGTACGATGTCGACCTCGAGATTACCGGCGAAAACTGGAACCTCGCCGAGGAGTGGTGGCTTCTGGACGGCCAGCCGAACCCGAGTGGGTCACACGTTCAGGAGATCATGCTGGTGCTCGAGTGGGGCGACGAGCACACGCACGGTCCGCCGGCCGAGCCGGGTGCCATCGAGGACGCCCATGGAAACGTTATCGACCACTGGGTGAGCTACGACAGCGGCGGCACCAACGCGGACTTTCATATCTTCAGACTCGCCGAGGGGTCCGCCTCGGGGACGGTCGATCTCACGGCCATCATGGAGTACGTCTCCGATGAGGTCGGTGTGAGCGACGACCTTCTGCTCAGCGGTATCGAACTCGGCACCGAGTACTGGGCCGGTACGAGTGGTGACGTCACGTACAACACGTTCGACGTCACGATCAACGGACAGACGTACTCGAGTGGCTCCGACGGCCAGGACGGTTCCGACGACGACCAGGGCGGTTCCGACGACGACCAGGACGGTTCCGACGACGACCAGGACGATTCCGACGACGACCAGGGCGGTTCCGACGACGACCAGGGCGGTTCCGGCGACGGCCAGGACGGTTCCGGTGACGACCAGGACGGTTCCGACGACCAGGGCGACTCCGACGATGGGTGTGGTTCGTACCCGGCCTGGGACCCGAAGCCGGTCTATACGGACGGCGATCGAGTCACCCACGACGGCACCGTCTGGGAGGCCCAGTGGTGGACCCAGAATCAGGAGCCACGGAACGAAGACTGGTACGTCTGGCAGCCGGTCGAGTAG
- a CDS encoding ATP-dependent DNA helicase, translating to MNIEELTGLPAGALDHFRSEGIEALYPPQAEAVEAGATEGANLVAAVPTASGKTMIAALSMLSAIERGGKALYIVPLRALASEKKAEFEAYERFGVTVGVTTGNYESTSDWLATKDIIVATSEKVDSLVRNGADWLSDLTCVVSDEVHLIDDRNRGPTLEVTLAKLRKLNPGMQQVALSATVGNADEIADWLDAALVDTDWRPIDLRMGVHYGNALNFDDGSTRAVPVEGSEKQEAALVRDILQEGGSSLVFVNSRRNAEAAARRLGQVSQTELTAEEQDELTELADEIRDDSDTETSTDLAEAVERGAAFHHAGLSSTQRGIVEDAFRDRLLKVIAATPTLAAGVNTPARRVIVRDWRRFDPSAGGMAPLDVLEVHQMMGRAGRPGLDPYGEAVLLATSHDESEELFDRYVWADPEPVRSKLAAEPALRTHVLATIASGFARTRAGLLEFLEATLYASQSTEAGRLETVTDTVLQYLESNDFIERDGGDGDDADEDPDGAFTTAADLAEGDRDEALAATSLGHTVSRLYLDPMSAAEIVHGLERADERPTALGLYQLVSRTPDMYELYLRSGEDERYGELFYEREAELLGDAPSEFEEERFEDWLSALKTGKLLEDWADETDEERLTDRYKIGPGDLRGKVDTAEWLLGAAESLAAEIDSEWTVAVREARARVEHGVGEDLLELVSVGGVGRKRARRLADAGIEEPADLRTADKGVVLDVLKGEKTAETILENAGREDPSMDGVEPKSTESEDGGVVDSSDDADGDETAATETANADDSQASLGDF from the coding sequence ATGAATATCGAGGAGCTGACGGGGCTCCCGGCCGGTGCCCTCGACCACTTCCGAAGCGAGGGGATCGAGGCGCTCTACCCGCCGCAGGCCGAGGCGGTCGAGGCCGGCGCGACCGAAGGAGCGAACCTCGTGGCCGCCGTTCCCACCGCCAGCGGGAAGACGATGATCGCCGCGCTGTCGATGCTGTCGGCGATCGAACGCGGCGGGAAGGCGCTCTACATCGTCCCCCTGCGGGCGCTCGCCAGCGAAAAGAAAGCGGAGTTCGAGGCCTACGAACGGTTCGGCGTCACGGTCGGCGTGACGACCGGCAACTACGAGAGCACCAGCGACTGGCTCGCGACGAAAGATATCATCGTCGCCACCAGCGAGAAGGTCGACTCGCTCGTGCGCAACGGGGCCGACTGGCTCTCGGACCTCACCTGCGTCGTCAGCGACGAGGTCCACCTCATCGACGACCGGAACCGTGGCCCGACGCTCGAGGTGACCCTCGCCAAACTCCGCAAGCTCAACCCGGGGATGCAGCAGGTCGCGCTCTCGGCGACGGTGGGCAACGCCGACGAGATCGCCGACTGGCTCGACGCCGCACTCGTGGATACCGACTGGCGACCGATCGACCTCCGGATGGGCGTCCACTACGGGAACGCCCTGAACTTCGACGACGGCTCGACCAGAGCGGTCCCCGTCGAGGGCAGCGAAAAACAGGAGGCCGCCCTCGTCCGGGACATCCTCCAGGAGGGCGGTTCCTCGCTCGTGTTCGTCAACTCCCGACGGAACGCCGAGGCGGCCGCGCGGCGGCTGGGGCAGGTCTCGCAGACCGAACTGACCGCCGAGGAGCAGGACGAACTCACGGAGCTGGCCGACGAGATCCGGGACGACAGCGACACCGAGACGAGTACCGACCTCGCCGAGGCCGTCGAACGCGGCGCGGCGTTTCACCACGCCGGCCTCTCGAGCACCCAGCGGGGCATCGTCGAGGACGCCTTCCGGGACCGGCTCCTGAAGGTGATCGCCGCGACGCCGACGCTCGCCGCGGGGGTGAACACGCCCGCACGACGCGTGATCGTCCGCGACTGGCGGCGCTTCGACCCCAGCGCCGGCGGGATGGCTCCGCTCGACGTGCTCGAGGTCCACCAGATGATGGGGCGGGCCGGCCGCCCGGGGCTCGACCCCTACGGCGAGGCCGTGCTCCTGGCCACGAGCCACGACGAGAGCGAGGAGCTGTTCGACCGCTACGTCTGGGCCGATCCGGAGCCAGTCCGCTCGAAGCTGGCGGCCGAGCCCGCCCTGCGGACCCACGTCCTCGCGACCATCGCCTCCGGCTTCGCTCGCACGCGAGCGGGGCTGCTCGAGTTCCTCGAGGCGACGCTGTACGCGAGCCAGTCGACCGAAGCCGGCCGGCTGGAGACGGTGACCGACACGGTCCTGCAGTACCTCGAGTCGAACGACTTCATCGAGCGCGACGGCGGGGACGGCGACGACGCGGACGAGGATCCCGACGGCGCGTTCACCACGGCGGCCGACCTCGCCGAGGGCGACCGAGACGAGGCGCTCGCGGCCACCAGCCTCGGCCACACCGTCTCGCGGCTCTACCTCGACCCGATGAGCGCCGCCGAGATCGTCCACGGGCTCGAGCGCGCCGACGAACGGCCGACCGCGCTCGGGCTCTACCAGCTCGTCTCCCGGACGCCGGACATGTACGAACTCTACCTGCGCTCCGGCGAGGACGAACGATACGGCGAGCTCTTCTACGAGCGCGAGGCCGAGCTGCTGGGGGACGCGCCCAGCGAATTCGAGGAGGAGCGCTTCGAGGACTGGCTGTCCGCGCTCAAGACGGGCAAACTGCTCGAGGACTGGGCCGACGAAACGGACGAAGAACGATTGACCGACCGGTACAAGATCGGACCGGGCGACCTCCGCGGGAAGGTCGATACCGCCGAGTGGCTGCTCGGTGCGGCCGAGTCGCTGGCCGCGGAGATCGACAGCGAGTGGACCGTCGCGGTTCGGGAGGCCCGCGCCCGCGTCGAACACGGGGTCGGCGAGGACCTCCTCGAGCTGGTCTCGGTCGGCGGCGTCGGCCGCAAGCGTGCCCGTCGGCTCGCCGACGCGGGAATCGAGGAGCCGGCCGACCTGCGAACTGCGGACAAGGGAGTCGTGCTCGACGTGCTCAAGGGGGAAAAGACGGCGGAGACCATCCTCGAGAACGCCGGCCGCGAGGACCCGTCGATGGACGGCGTCGAGCCGAAGTCGACCGAGAGCGAGGACGGCGGAGTGGTCGACTCGAGCGACGATGCCGACGGCGACGAGACGGCGGCGACGGAGACGGCGAACGCGGACGACAGCCAGGCGAGTCTGGGTGATTTCTGA
- a CDS encoding helix-turn-helix domain-containing protein, whose translation MQSTDLTLRLPEWMALPVPQSQDGLEVHREELLSWHVDPETERVRFLSVIAGDREAAREVATELDVVHRFEIMPIDEDTFYAYAVMDVRAADERLMRAFDEPGLVIVPPVVYTASSTVHVTVLGEPDALASLLEGVPDDVEIDVDRVSDHRHRAETLAGRLTARQFEAMEAARAVGYYDVPRSGSLADVATELECSESAASTLLRTVESELVDAALGR comes from the coding sequence ATGCAGTCGACGGATCTGACGCTCCGGTTGCCGGAGTGGATGGCGCTTCCCGTTCCGCAGTCCCAGGACGGACTCGAGGTCCACCGCGAGGAACTGCTCTCGTGGCACGTCGATCCCGAGACGGAGCGAGTCCGGTTTCTCTCCGTGATCGCCGGCGACCGCGAGGCTGCCCGAGAAGTGGCGACGGAACTGGACGTCGTCCACCGGTTCGAGATCATGCCGATCGACGAGGACACGTTCTACGCCTACGCCGTGATGGACGTTCGCGCCGCCGACGAACGGCTGATGCGTGCCTTCGACGAACCGGGGCTCGTCATCGTCCCGCCGGTCGTCTACACCGCATCGAGCACCGTCCACGTGACCGTCCTCGGCGAACCCGATGCGCTGGCGAGCCTGCTCGAGGGGGTCCCCGACGACGTCGAGATCGACGTGGACCGAGTGAGCGACCACCGGCACAGGGCCGAGACGCTCGCGGGCAGGCTGACCGCGCGTCAGTTCGAGGCGATGGAGGCGGCCCGGGCGGTGGGGTACTACGACGTGCCCCGGAGCGGCTCGCTCGCGGACGTCGCAACTGAACTGGAGTGTTCCGAGAGCGCGGCGTCGACGCTACTCCGGACCGTCGAGTCGGAACTGGTGGACGCGGCACTGGGGCGATGA
- a CDS encoding ferredoxin has protein sequence MKVEFDEDTCIGMFQCVAEWDAFEKDESRGKAILADSEEVEDGVFVREVPADAELDAKFAARSCPVDAITIYDDDGEQLIP, from the coding sequence ATGAAGGTCGAATTCGACGAGGACACCTGTATCGGGATGTTCCAGTGCGTCGCGGAGTGGGACGCGTTCGAGAAGGACGAGTCGAGAGGGAAGGCGATCCTCGCGGACAGCGAGGAGGTCGAGGACGGGGTCTTCGTCCGCGAAGTACCCGCGGACGCGGAGCTCGACGCGAAGTTCGCCGCCCGATCCTGTCCCGTCGACGCGATCACGATTTACGACGACGACGGCGAGCAGTTGATCCCCTGA